The stretch of DNA CGTGAGGCTGCTTGAAGCAAACTGGCCGCAGGATGTAAGGCTATATGAGGGAGAAAGGAATTTTATAAAAGGCCGTTGGTCGATCGGAACAACAAACCGTACCGAGACTTTGCCCGATACGGTCTTGCATATAACTCAGTCTATGTCATAGCCTATCATGTATTCATCGTTGATAAGCAGATAATAGTAGCCGTTGCCACAATTCCTGTATTCTTTGCTGAATCCAGCCGCCATATCTCCATTTTCGCGTGGCTCACACCATAACGTACCGTCATAGCCACAAAAGTCGAAGCGTCCGGTGGAAAACTTTTCGCCTTGCTTCAGTGCCGTTCTGAAACGAGCCATATCCCAACTGCTGCAATACTTCTCGATGGTGGCAAGTCCGATACACTTGCCGTCGATGCGTGTGCCGGTCGTGATGCGGTTCTCGTAGAGGGATTTATCCAAATCGGCATTAGCGATTTTGCGAAGCCAATCATTCGTATGCGTGGCAAGTCGGGCAAGTTTCTGGTATTTCAAGACCTGTTTCTTTCCTATGTCCGCTGCATCTTCGGGAGAGGATGACGGATAGTATATCTTCTCAATGCTTGCCCAATCCGTGAAGATGTACCCGCTTTTTCGTTTTCTTGGCGCAATAATGCCGATGACGTTTTCATTGCGGTTGATGAATAATCGCCTACGTTGTCCTGCAATCCTTACATATAAAGAGGTGGAATTCTGCTCGTTTCGGAGATAGGCTTCTGCCGGATGAATAGTTGTTGTTTCCATATTTGTATAAATTTTGATTTTTGCTGTTCCTATTTTGGTTTACCTGTTCAAAGTTCCGGGATTGTGCCGTTCTTATATAGAACACCGTCCCGATAATGGGACACGATGCCCGGCTTAAGTCCCATTTCCTCAAAGGCTATATGCCTGATATAGTCCTTGTATTCTTTGCCAATGAAATTCTTTCCACAAAGGTTGTTGAAAATCATAGGGACGGAAAAACCGTCTTCGCTCGATAATATCACTTTGTCGTCTTGTCTAATTTCTTCTACCATACTTGTTTACTTTTAATTGGTTGAACTATCATGCTGATTTTTCTTTTTCCCTGCTTTCGTTTGCCGTGCAGGTTTGTTTTCAGCTTTTTGAGGCAGCCAGAGGATGAAGCTGTGGCATCATAAGCCAAACCCGGATAGAAAACCGACCGTGTAACAGTCTGTTTTCGTCATCCGAATGCAATGCGGCTTGGCGATTATGCGCTTCGTCCTACATTCGCCGACGAAAAGAGTAAAGAATGACCTGCCGGTAAAAGCAAGGATTTTGTAAAAAAGAAGAGTCGTATATGATAGAAAAAACGGCTTGGGATGTGAGAAAATACCCTGAAAAATTTGCGGTGTATCGTATTTTATGTAATTTTGCAGTTGTATTTCAAAATTGCATAAACAGTATGGAGGCAAAATATATCCACAGGGAGCTATCCGCCGTGATAGAAGAGGCTTACCGCTATTTTTCAGTCATTACGGTAACAGGACCGCGCCAGTCCGGAAAGACGACGCTGCTCCGCAACTTGTTCTCATACCTACCGTATTACTCGTTGGAAAATCTTGATGTCCGGAGTTTCGCCGAAAACGACCCGGTCGCTTTTCTGAACCAGCACACGGAGGGCATGATTCTTGACGAGGTACACAACGCTCCGAACCTGCTGTCGTATATTCAGGGTATGGTGGACAATGATGCCGACCGGCGGTTTATCCTTTCGGGCAGTTCGCAGTTTGCCATGCTGAAAAAGGTTACACAGTCTTTGGCAGGACGTACCGCCGTTTTCGAGTTGCTCCCCCTGTCATACTCCGAAATACGGGAGCAGATCACCGATACGCCTCTTGACAACCTGCTGTTTAACGGGTTTTACCCTGCCATTTATTCGGGCCGTAACATACCCAAATTTCTTTATCCGGCGTACATGAAAACCTATCTGGACAAGGACGTGCGCGACCTGCTACAAATCAAGGACATGATGCAGTTCCACACATTCATCAGGCTTTGCGCCGGACGTATCGGATCGCTGTTCAAAGCCTCTGAACTGGCCAACGAAATCGGTGTCAGTTCACATACCGTTACGGCATGGCTGTCCGTCTTACAGGCATCTTATATTGTTTTCCTGCTACCTCCCTATTTCGAGAACACACGCAAACGGCTGACTAAAACTCCCAAGCTCTATTTTACGGATACAGGGCTTGCCTGTCACCTGCTCGGCATCGAATCGCCGGAACAGCTTGCACGGGACAAGATGCGTGGGGCGTTGTTCGAGAACTTCATCGTAACGGAAGCCTTGAAGCGGCGGTATAACCAAGGCAAGGAAAGCAACCTCTATTTTTACAGGGATTCGAACCAGAACGAGGTCGATTTGCTGTTGAAAAAACATTCGGGGCTATACGGTATTGAAATCAAGTCGGCGATGACCTACCATGCGGACTTCGAGAAGGCGTTGAAACAAATGGACGGCTGGGTCAAAGAAACCATACTGGGTAAGGCGGTGGCCTATGCGGGTACACTCGAAAATACTGCTGGAGAAATCAAACTTCTGAATTACAGTCACCTGGATGAGGTGTTGGCTTAACAGCCCTATAACAGTCCAGCTAATGCCGACACACACTCCTGCTGCATGGATTTGATGTAATCGAAGAGAACCGAGGGATTGATATTCTTGCCATTTAGCTTGCAGGTGACGTGCAAGTGCTCGCCTGTACTTCGTCCGGTCGAGCCGGTAATACCGACGGCATCGCGGGGACGGACTACCGTACCCTTGGCGGCCAGCACCCGTGAAAGGTGGCAATAGCTGACGGTGTAATTTCCGTGCCGCAGTGTCACATACTTGCCGGACGTCTTGTCTTGTCCCACTTTGACGACCACCCCCTCCATCATGGCCAATACCTGCTCGCCCCGTGCGTGCAGGTCGATACCCCCGTGAAACTTCCTCTTCCCGGTAAACGGGTCTTTCCGGTAGCCGTATGGCGATGTAATTCTGATGCGCTGCAATGGATAAGACACACTGAGATAACGGTCAATCCACAACTTCTTACTTTCATCGGCAGGTTTTGTCGAAGTCTCCTGTGCAGGAGCCATGCTTTCGGGTGTCGGCTCCGGCTTTTTCATACCCTCCTGCAAGGCTTCTACCTTGTATCTTTCTGGTGTCTTGGCAATCGTGTTGAACTGCGCCTGAACGGGCATCGTGCAGAATGAAATACCCGATATTGCTATCAGTAGAATTTTTCTCATTCGGCAAAGTTATAACGGGAATTTTCATGTCGGAAACAAACTACCGTCATTTCTTGTATTGGTTTGATATTTTGCGTCTATTAGTACGATTTTGATTAGATAATTGTACTAATGAAGATAAAAACAGCATATTACAACCATTTATATAGCTGTATTTTTGTCCGTCATAATAAGATGTCTCTATCTTTGTATAGTACAATTTTATAATATGAATATAGTATGAAAAAAGTTCAGATTGAATTTGATGAATTACCCTTTTCGACACTGGAACGATTCGGTCTTACAAGGGAAATGATCGAGGACTTGCCGATGCGTGTGTTGGAAGACATCTGCAACGGCCGGCATTCTCCCGTGCTTCCCGTGCGTGTCACTGACGAGCATGGCGGGCAAATCGAGAGCCGCAGCCGCTTTGCCTTTATCCGCATGGACGACGGTCAGGTGGATGTGGTGTTCTATCCGGCACTGAAATCCTCTCCACTGGAGCGGTATGACGAAGCACAGCAGAAACAGTTGCTCGACGGCAAGGCGATTGTCGCCGATGTGGAAATGTCGGACGGACGGAGCAGCAAGGCTTTCGTACAGATTGACGCCGAGACGAAACAGGTGATGTATGTCCCCACGCCCATCATCGCACGCAACCTGAAAGTGCTGGCCGAGGTCATGCGCCTCGGTACGGTGGAGGTAAACGGGATGCAGCACGGCGAGCCGCTGACGGTAGTCGTGGGCGGCGAGCCTGCCACAGTGGGCATCGACCTTCATGCCAAGACCGGCATCCGCATCTGTTCGGGCGACGCGCAGCAATGGCGCAACCAACCCAAGCGAGAGTGGGACAAATACACCTTCGGGTGCTACGGCTGCTGGGTCATGGACGATGACGGTAACCTTGACTACGTTTCGGAGGAAGACTACACCGAAGAGCTGTGGAACGAACAGAAGAAGAGCGGCGAGCGCAATCGTGCGACAGCTCTCCATAAGTAAAACATCAATCCGTACATTATGGCACAGAACGAATATTATCCCGAAGACGTACTTGTCGGGAAGATGCAGAGCGGCGAATACGGCTGGCTCGATTACGTCAATCATTTCTCCGCCGACTGGCAGGAGGAATACGCCCGTTACTGCGAGGAAAAAGGGCTTGCAGTCGGCAACGAATCCGCCGCCGAGTTCGTCCGCTTCAAGGACGAACAGTTGGAGGCAGCAATGGAAAGCGGAGACGCATAACGAAAACAATCAGACTATGGCGATACGAACGAATACCAATCCCCGGCAGATGGACTTGCAGCCCGAAATGCGCGATATGCTGATGCGCAACGGGCTTCAAGCCCATGTTGCACTTGACGATGCAGGGTATCGGCTGATCGTGCAGGGACATGACTCGCCCCTGCTGGTCTATCCGATCACCGAACGTCAGATGTTGGCACTCACGGACTGGGGAACGAACACTGCCAACAAGAAGGCCTACAACGTGCTGACGAGCATCGTGGGCAAGGACTTCTATATGCCCAAGAACTTCGTCCATGCCCGCAATGCCAACGGTCGTGTGGCTATGGGGCTGCACGGCTACCGCATCGTCATCGGCGAGTACGGGCGCATGGGGCGTATGGGAATGCCCCCGCCGTTCCTTGGCTGGACACCTCGCAACCAGTTGGGCTTCCACCTTCGCAGGGTCGGCGGCCAACTGTTCTTTCCGGGGCCGTCCATCGTACCCGAACGCCCCGACGGGCGCATGAAGCCCGGCGAACTGCAATCAGGCGGTTACGGCTTCTATTACAAGGGGCATCAACAGGAGCAGCCCGTACAGCAACGGGATGTGCTGCAGGACTTGCAGGCGGCTATCACGCCGATGGTCAGCCGTCCACGCAGCAAGGAACCGGCACGGCCGTACAAGGAGCTTATAGCCTCTCCGGTCTATTTCTCCAACGAGAAATGGGCGGAGTGCCTTGCCTCGCACGGTCTTGTCGTGGATGCGGAAAAGCAGACGCTGACCGTGCAGTCGGAAAGCGTCCAAGCCGATATGGTCTATGACCTGACGGAAGAGGAAGTGAGGACACTGGTTGCCGCACCCATCGAGGAGCAGCCCGTAGAGAAACGTCTGGAACTGCTGAACGGCATTATCGGGGCTGACTTTTCCGACAAAGTGACGATGGAGGCTCTCAACAGCGATCAACGCATCGCTATCGGTCTGCATCCCGAAGTACAGCAGGATTTGAAACAACGCCAACGGCAGGAGCAAGAGGCTTTTATGCCAGTGAAAACCTCGCTGCAACAGCAAGAGGAATCCGTACAGGGAAATATCGGTGCGGTAGTGGACGGGCGTGACCTCCAGTTTTTGAATGAAAACAAGGGATGGTATCGGGAAGAGAAACACGGGCGGGAAGTCGAAGTGAGCCAGATAGCCGTTCAACCGGCACAGACCGAGGGGAAATACAGGATGACCGCCGTTATCGACGGTCAGGCTATCAGCCATGAGATAACCCAACGGGACTACGACAAGTTCCTTGCTGTGGATGACTATCACCGGATGAAGCTCTTTTCCAAGATTTTCAGCGAAGTGGACATGAAAACACGCCCGGAAGCACAGCGGGGTCTCGGCACGAAAATCTTTGCCGCCCTCACCGCAGGTACGGTAGTCGCGGCGGGTGTCGCACACGGCATCCACCATCACTGCCATGCCCCGGAGTTCTACGGCGAGTGTTTCGGCGGTCCGCCACGCCCGTACTTCAAGCCGGGTGTCGATACGCCGAGGGATGTGGCCATCCGTTGTTTCGAGGCAGAGATGAACCGTGAAATCAATGATATGAGAATGGGGAGGTAAACCATGAGAGAGGGCGAACTGACTTATGACGATTTTCTGCGCAGGCTGAACATTCAGGACGTGCTTATCGACGCGGGCTATCACCTGAACCGGCGTGACGGCCTGCGCTATCCCTCGTATGTCCGGTTGGACAGCGAGGGGCGGCGCATCCGCAACGACAAATTCATTGTCACGCAGCAAGGGAAATGTTGTTTCAAACCGCAACAGCAGAAGTCGTATAACATCATTTCCTTTATCAAGGAGCATCCGCATTTTTTCGCGGAATACCATGCCGGTGTGTCTCCCGACCGACTGGTAAACCTTGTCTGCAACCGGTTGCTGAACCATCCCGTCGCTGACCGGGATACCCGGATTATCCAGCCTAAACGGGATGTGAAGCCGTTTGACATGGCGGATTACGACATTCACCAGTTCAATCCGCAGGATCGGGCGACACAAAAGAAGTTCTATCCGTTCTTCAAGCATCGGGGCATCGACCTTTACACGCAATACGCCTTCCACCGGAACTTTTGTCTGGCGACGAAACACCGTGAGGACGGCATGAAATACACCAACCTCGCCTTTCCGCTGACCGTTCCGAAAGATACGGGACAGGTTGTCGGTCTGGAAGAGCGAGGGCGCCCTCGCATGGATGGCAGCGGCAGTTATAAAGGGAAGGCGGAAGGGAGCAATTCGAGCCAAGGGCTATGGATTGCCAGCCCAGCCAAAACTACGCTTACCGAAGCCAAGCATATCTACTGGTTCGAGAGTGCATACGACGCGATGGCCTATTACCAGCTTCATCAGGCCAACGACAAGGATTTGCGGAAAGCGGTCTTCATATCTACCGGCGGTAACCCGACGGTGGAACAGATGCGGGGTGTCCTCACGCTCTCGCTTCCTGCCAAGCAACACATCTGTTTCGATACCGACCTTGCGGGAATCGAGTTTGCCAAGAACCTGCAACAGGAGATGTACCGGGCTGTCCGTTCCACCATCGAGGAGACACCGGAGCGGAAGCCTTATCTGGATTCCGTCGCTGACGGCAAGAACCTCGATGAAGGAGACATAGACCTGCTGCCCGACGCTTTGCGGTCGAGCTACGGGAAATATGAATCCGCATGGGAAGAAGCCATGTCGATGCGTTCGAGCGGCCTGTGCCATCCGGACGACATACGGGAACAGACGGATATCATGAACGGAAATTACAAGGAGTTCCGTGAAGGATTGCGGGAGTTCCTCGGTCTGGACAAGGCGAATGACGCCTCTTTTGTCCGTGAACAGCCTACCTATCCCAACAAGGACTGGAACGAACAGCTTTTGGCCGGGCAGAAACAGGAAGAGACGGTCGATGAGACACAGGCGAGAGAACAGTCACCGGAAGAGGAACAACAAACACACTTTCGCCGATGATGACCGATGCACCCACAGGACATTTCCAAAGCATCGTGCTGCAACCGCACGCCGGACAGTTCGTCATCGACGAGCTGCCCGCAATCGTATTGTGCTGTGCAGCATGGGTGTACGGTGGCATGGAGGGACTGCCTCTGACAGCTCTTGCCGTATCGGTTGCCGCATTGCTTTCTTTGGCATTGCTGTACCGTTTCATCTATCTGCGCCGGACACGCTACCACATCGGTAGCGAGCAGCTTATCAGCAGGCATGGGGTGCTGTCCCGGAAGACGGACTACATGGAACAATATCGTATCGTGGACTTTGTGGAACACCAAAGCCTCATGCAGCAGCTTTGCGGCCTAAAGACGGTACGCATCTTCTCGATGGACAGGAATACACCCCGGCTTGATTTGGTAGGCATCAGACACAACTTCGATGTGGTAACGCTTATCCGGGAACGGGTCGAGTATAACAAACGAAAAAAGGGAATATATGAAATCACGAATCATTAGTCTGGTCATTTTTGCCCTCTGCCTGATGCCACACTGGGCAAAAGCCCAAATCACGGCGTCCAATCCGTTGGAATGGATGGCGTTGGCCGAGGGCAACGAGGTTATCAATGACCAAATAGAGAAACAGATAAATGGTCAGACGAAGACAGCTATGCTGCAGAACAGCATCGCCGCCGAGTTTAACCGCATCCACAAATGGGAGAAGCAGTACAACAGTTATCTCAAGACGGTAAGCGGCTACGCTTCATCGCTGAAAGCCTGCACCCATCTCTACAACGACGGCGTGAGAATCTTTCTCACGTTAGGGAAATTGGGCAACGCCATCCGAAACAACCCGCAGGGCATCATCGCCTCCATGAGCATGAACAATCTGTATATCGAGACGGCAACGGAACTGGTATCGGTCTTCACGCTCCTGAATGACGCAGTGGCCAAGGGCGGCAAAGAGAATATGCTCACGGGTGCGGAACGCAGCAAGACCTTGTGGGCGTTGAACGACAAACTTTCGGTTTTCAGCCGGAAGCTGCACCTGCTCTACCTGAGCATACGGTACTATACCCTCAATGACGTGTGGAACAACGTGACGGCCGGGATGCTCGACCGCAACAACGGAGAGGCGGCACGGATGGCCATGTCCCGTTGGCGCAGGGCTGCCGTCCTTGCACGATAAAATCAGGTGAATGATGAAACGGACGATTTGGATAGGCATCTTATTGCTGTGCATCGGTATCGGCAAGGTTCGGGCACAGAACGACCCCGTGCTTGCCGGGATGATCCTGCTCTATACCGACAAGGCGGAAAAGGAGCTGAAGAACCAGGAGAAGGTCATGCTGATACAGACCACCGGACACCTGTGGACGAAAGAGGAAGTGAAAGCCACGACCGACCTGCAACGGGAGTTCAACAACTATTTGGACTCTTTCCGGTCGATAATCTGCTACGCAGCGCAGATATACGGTTTTTACCACGAAATATCAAGGCTGACGGACAATATGGGAGACTTTACCAGACAGGTAAGCCGCAATAGTCCCAACGCGCTGGCCGTTGCTCTCTCCACGCAACGGAACCGCATTTACCGGGAACTGATTATGAACAGCGTGGAGATTGTGAATGACATCCGCATGGCGTGCCTGTCAGACAACAAAATGACGGAGAAGGAGCGCATGGAAATCGTATTTGGCATCCGTCCGAAGCTCAAGATGATGAACAAGAAACTGCAACGGCTGACCAAGGCGGTGAAATACACGACGATGGGCGACATCTGGCGTGAAATCGACGAGGGGGCACGCCCGGCAGCCGACAAACGGGATATCGTGGAAGCCGCCAAAAGACGCTGGCGGCAGATAGGAAGAAATGTAAGACCTTAAAAACAGACAACGTATGGGCGTTTGGAGTACACTATTGAAATATGGCGGCAAGGCCATGAAAGGTGTCGGTACGGCTACAGCGACTACCGGCAAAAGTATGGGTAAGGCAGTGCTGCACCCTTCGCAGACCTTGCGTGGCGCGGGTCAGGCCGTCAAGACGGCGACCATCGGCGGTGCGGTCGGTTATGTGGGCTGGGAGAAGCTGACCACCGACAAAAGCGTGGTGCGTATCGTGAGCGATGCGGTCATCGGCGAACCGGCAACGAATACCCTCGCGGAGACGGCGGACGGAGTGCGTGAACTGACGGGCAAGGCCGGGGAAGCCGTCAGTTCGGTCAGCGGTGCGGTAACCGGCATCGACAACAAGCTGAACGGTGTGTCGAACTTTTTGCGCCAAGCCTCCGGTGGCGGAGGCCTTGATATGTTCGGCAACTTTTTCCGTAACCTCGGCAGCGGCAACGTGTCGGGGCTGAGTATTGCCGGGCTGGTTGCGGCGGCGTTCCTCATATTCGGACGCTTCGGCTGGCTGGGCAAGATTGCCGGCGCATTCCTCGGCATGATGCTCATCGGCAACAATGCGGGTGTCTTCCGAACGCCGGAGACAGAAAACGTGCAGCGCACCCGGACGCCCGAACTTCCGGCAGAGGAACAGACGCATGGCGGAGGGATGAGAAGATAGGGATATGAATCAATAGGTAAACAGCATGAAATATACAGAAGAAATGATCCTGCAATCCGATAGCGGTTATTGTATGCCTTTCGAGGAACAGCAGGGCAAAGACGTGGAGCTGTCGCTCGGCTACGGCGAACAGACCGACCCGGCGACGGGCGAGAAATTCTTTCATCACGGCATTGACTTCAACGTGCGGTGCTATATGCTTTCTGCCCTCGCCAGCGGCATTGTGTCGGGCGTGGGCAACGATTCCGGACACGGCATCTGCCAGACCATCCGCTACGGGGAGTATGAGGTGACATACGGAAATCTGTCCAATGTCTTCGCTCAATTCGGACAGCGTGTAAAGGCCGGACAGACGGTAGCTTTGAGCGGTGACAAACTGCACATGACCGTCCGCTTCAAGGGCGAGGAACTGAACCCGCTGGAGTTCCTGACGATGCTGTACGGGAACATACAGGCAATGCGTCAGGCCGGCGGACACGAGACAGACTATTTATCCGGCTTGGAGATGGAACTGAAAACCGATTATGAACGGGACAAAAGGGAGATAGAGGAACTGATGCTGCACTTCCTGCCGCACTATATGGAGGATTTGCGGCATGGAGCATACACCTTGCCCCGGAATACGGAGCAGTCGCTACGCCACATCTTCACGGTGGGCGCGATGAAGGAGTATTTCTACGAGAATATGCCGAGCATGGCCAATCCGCTCGGACTGGGACACAAGGCCATGCCGCTGGCCTGCAAGGTGCAGAACCTCCTTATTGCGGATTTCCTGCATTACCTCGCCCTGCGGCATGATGTGTACCTCTCCACTGCGAGCAGCGACATAAAAAAAAACTCCATGACGAAGCCCTGACCTATGGCGGCATCATAGACCCGTTGGCGGAACTGGACATCGACATACAGAGCTTCGACATACCGAGGCTTGTCACGGTCTATCCCGACCGGGCGGGTGTGCGCTGGTGGACCAAGGCATGGTTCAACAATCGGGAAGAGGGCGAGACATCCGTCGAAATCGAACGGGAGCAGGCGATACGGTTCATGCAGGACAACATCGAAAAGGACGCATGGCTGGAAGAGTTCTTTCCCCGGCAGATGGAGGTTTACCACAACGCCATCGAGCAGACGAAAGAACAGCTATTGAAACAGATAAATATATAATACACAACATGGATGGAATCAGACATAGCCGGCAATTCGCGGAAATAGAACGTCTTGTGAGCGATTATTTCCATTGCCATCTCGCTCCCGTCATGTCGAAAACGCAGGCTTTCCTCACGAAGAAGCAGGGCGAGGAAATGAGGGAGTATTCCACCTCATTGGGCGGCATACTCAGCGCAATGGCGTCTGCGGCACAGCCGATGGGCGACCCGTACCAGGTACTCAAGGTTACGGGCGAATGGAACTCGAAGACGACGGAGGACTACATCGGAATGTGCAAGGCGGAGATTACCGGCTCCAAGGAGATACAGCAAGACCTCGCATACATGGCCGGGCAATGGCGCGATACCGTCGTGCGGGAAATCGGGCGTGAACGGTACAACGAACTGTCGGAACAATTGGGCGGTGACCTTGCCTACGCCTATATGGACTACCGGGTAGAGGAACTGATGATCGACCGGCTGGTCAAGGAGCGAATGCCGAAATCGTCAGCCGACTACATCATCCGCAAAGCCGCAGAATCAAGCTTGCTCGGACTTTCGCAGACCGCCGCTTGCTGAGGAAATCGAGGCACGGGGCGAAGCGGCCTACCGTCCGAAAGGATGGGAAAAAGGTGCGGGTCGGGTATTGGGCGCAACGGCGGATGCCGTCATGATGGGTGGCGCAGGTTCGTGGGCGACATTGGCAAAGTTTGTCGGGGCGGACGTGGCTATCTCGGCAGTCGCCTCACGCTTCGAGCCTGAAAAGTCGCCCAAGCTCTCTGTGGAGCAATGTATCAGCAAAGGTGTGTTCGGTAGCGAACGGAACGTGTTTACGGACTTCCGTAAGGAGGCTGCAACAGTACAGACGGGTGATAGTGCGCTTATTGTGGCGGCCAACGAGCAGTTGAAGAAAAAAATACCTGTGATGAACTTTAATTTTTTGGAGTGGATGCAGACACCAAAGTTTACCCCTTTCCAAATGTCCGAAAAGCCCGGACACCCTGAAAAGAAAAATGAACGTGCCGAACGGTACAAGGATGTGCCGCTCATCGTCGCTCCCGGACAGGAAGAAGCCTATTTGAAGCATTTGGAGAAATATAAGAATGCAACGGCTGTAAAATCCACAAAGGAATCAACACAGCCGGAAATGGAACAGAGGGAAAAAGTGGAGAAAGAGGAACGGCAGGTGGTTATTCCACATGAGGAAGAAAAGCAAGAGAGAGAGGCTGTGCAGACCAACACGAACGGATGGAGCGGATTGCTCGGTACATTGGGATTAGAGGGATTGGGCGATATCACGGGCAACCTCGGATATGTCATGGCCATGCTGCCCGACATCCTGCTGGGAGCTTTTACCGGCAAGACGCAATCGTTGCGCTTTGGGGACAACCTGTTGCCGATAGCGAGTATTGTGGCCGGTCTGTTCGTGCGTAACCCGCTGCTGAAGATGCTCCTTGTCGGTCTGGGCGGCGCGAACTTGCTGAACAAGGCTGGACACGAGGCGTTGGGGCGTCCCATGCCGTCCGCCGACGTGCATACGGAAAACCAGTACCGCCGTTATCCCGACGAACCGCTCAATTCCCGTATCGTAAACCCTGTACTGCAAGGCAGCACGCTCATCGCCACGATAGACCGTGTGCCTTGTACCATCCAGCTCACGCCGACCGTCGCGGAGGCTTACCGTGCAGGGGCATTGCCGCTGAACACGCTGGCGAACGCCGTGCTTGCCAAGAGCGACCAGTTGCGCCATATTGCCTCGCAGAATTACGACGACGGACAGCGGGAGACGATTGTGCGCACACGGGGCATCCAATAAATCCATGAACAATAAAAGCATGATGATATGAAAGAAAAGTCGCAAATCGAAAAAAAAGCCGAAGAAAAGCAGACGGAACTGCTGTCTGCCGCACTGGGCGGGGCATCGAACGCCGGCGGCCATTGGCTCAACGTATCGGGCAAGGGATTTCCCCGGCTCTATCCGCAAG from Barnesiella propionica encodes:
- a CDS encoding DUF7688 family protein, translated to MVEEIRQDDKVILSSEDGFSVPMIFNNLCGKNFIGKEYKDYIRHIAFEEMGLKPGIVSHYRDGVLYKNGTIPEL
- a CDS encoding ATP-binding protein — protein: MIEKTAWDVRKYPEKFAVYRILCNFAVVFQNCINSMEAKYIHRELSAVIEEAYRYFSVITVTGPRQSGKTTLLRNLFSYLPYYSLENLDVRSFAENDPVAFLNQHTEGMILDEVHNAPNLLSYIQGMVDNDADRRFILSGSSQFAMLKKVTQSLAGRTAVFELLPLSYSEIREQITDTPLDNLLFNGFYPAIYSGRNIPKFLYPAYMKTYLDKDVRDLLQIKDMMQFHTFIRLCAGRIGSLFKASELANEIGVSSHTVTAWLSVLQASYIVFLLPPYFENTRKRLTKTPKLYFTDTGLACHLLGIESPEQLARDKMRGALFENFIVTEALKRRYNQGKESNLYFYRDSNQNEVDLLLKKHSGLYGIEIKSAMTYHADFEKALKQMDGWVKETILGKAVAYAGTLENTAGEIKLLNYSHLDEVLA
- a CDS encoding M23 family metallopeptidase, which encodes MRKILLIAISGISFCTMPVQAQFNTIAKTPERYKVEALQEGMKKPEPTPESMAPAQETSTKPADESKKLWIDRYLSVSYPLQRIRITSPYGYRKDPFTGKRKFHGGIDLHARGEQVLAMMEGVVVKVGQDKTSGKYVTLRHGNYTVSYCHLSRVLAAKGTVVRPRDAVGITGSTGRSTGEHLHVTCKLNGKNINPSVLFDYIKSMQQECVSALAGLL
- a CDS encoding DUF4099 domain-containing protein, with protein sequence MKKVQIEFDELPFSTLERFGLTREMIEDLPMRVLEDICNGRHSPVLPVRVTDEHGGQIESRSRFAFIRMDDGQVDVVFYPALKSSPLERYDEAQQKQLLDGKAIVADVEMSDGRSSKAFVQIDAETKQVMYVPTPIIARNLKVLAEVMRLGTVEVNGMQHGEPLTVVVGGEPATVGIDLHAKTGIRICSGDAQQWRNQPKREWDKYTFGCYGCWVMDDDGNLDYVSEEDYTEELWNEQKKSGERNRATALHK
- a CDS encoding toprim domain-containing protein, with amino-acid sequence MREGELTYDDFLRRLNIQDVLIDAGYHLNRRDGLRYPSYVRLDSEGRRIRNDKFIVTQQGKCCFKPQQQKSYNIISFIKEHPHFFAEYHAGVSPDRLVNLVCNRLLNHPVADRDTRIIQPKRDVKPFDMADYDIHQFNPQDRATQKKFYPFFKHRGIDLYTQYAFHRNFCLATKHREDGMKYTNLAFPLTVPKDTGQVVGLEERGRPRMDGSGSYKGKAEGSNSSQGLWIASPAKTTLTEAKHIYWFESAYDAMAYYQLHQANDKDLRKAVFISTGGNPTVEQMRGVLTLSLPAKQHICFDTDLAGIEFAKNLQQEMYRAVRSTIEETPERKPYLDSVADGKNLDEGDIDLLPDALRSSYGKYESAWEEAMSMRSSGLCHPDDIREQTDIMNGNYKEFREGLREFLGLDKANDASFVREQPTYPNKDWNEQLLAGQKQEETVDETQAREQSPEEEQQTHFRR
- a CDS encoding PH domain-containing protein, with the translated sequence MMTDAPTGHFQSIVLQPHAGQFVIDELPAIVLCCAAWVYGGMEGLPLTALAVSVAALLSLALLYRFIYLRRTRYHIGSEQLISRHGVLSRKTDYMEQYRIVDFVEHQSLMQQLCGLKTVRIFSMDRNTPRLDLVGIRHNFDVVTLIRERVEYNKRKKGIYEITNH
- a CDS encoding M23 family metallopeptidase is translated as MKYTEEMILQSDSGYCMPFEEQQGKDVELSLGYGEQTDPATGEKFFHHGIDFNVRCYMLSALASGIVSGVGNDSGHGICQTIRYGEYEVTYGNLSNVFAQFGQRVKAGQTVALSGDKLHMTVRFKGEELNPLEFLTMLYGNIQAMRQAGGHETDYLSGLEMELKTDYERDKREIEELMLHFLPHYMEDLRHGAYTLPRNTEQSLRHIFTVGAMKEYFYENMPSMANPLGLGHKAMPLACKVQNLLIADFLHYLALRHDVYLSTASSDIKKNSMTKP